The following proteins come from a genomic window of Lolium rigidum isolate FL_2022 chromosome 5, APGP_CSIRO_Lrig_0.1, whole genome shotgun sequence:
- the LOC124657506 gene encoding uncharacterized protein LOC124657506, protein MHHLEGHPNMENLQRLLDIGESRGFPSMLGSLDCMHWRWEKCPLSWRGQFTSGYKGVPTLILEAVASQDLWIWHAFFGLTGSNNDINVLNKSKLFVEELKGQAPGVSYRVNDRDYEHGYYPVDGIYAEWAAFVKSIPMAQTEKQKLFAAFQEARKDVERAFGVLQARWSILRRPACLYDHGDIHNIMIACIILHNMIVEDEKEEAGNVLDLNQNIDRI, encoded by the coding sequence ATGCACCATCTTGAAGGACACCCAaatatggagaatttgcagcggttACTCGATATTGGTGAGAGTCGTGGGTTTCCTAGCATGTTAGGAAGCCTCGACTGTATGCATTGGCGATGGGAGAAATGTCCCTTGTCCTGGAGAGGTCAATTCACTAGTGGGTATAAAGGCGTTCCTACTCTTATTTTGGAGGCAGTTGCTTCACAAGATCTTTGGATATGGCATGCCTTCTTTGGTCTTACTGGATCAAACAACGATATCAATGTGCTTAATAAGTCAAAGTTGTTCGTTGAGGAACTAAAAGGGCAAGCTCCCGGAGTGAGCTACCGTGTAAATGATAGGGATTATGAGCATGGATATTACCCGGTGGATGGAATATACGCCGAATGGGCTGCATTCGTGAAGTCAATACCAATGGCACAAACTGAAAAGCAGAAGTTATTTGCCGCATTTCaagaagcaaggaaggatgtggaACGTGCTTTTGGTGTGCTCCAGGCACGATGGTCCATTTTGCGTCGTCCGGCATGTCTATATGACCATGGGGACATCCACAATATTATGATAGCTTGCATAATTCTCCATAACATGATAGTtgaggatgaaaaagaagaggcagGAAATGTTCTGGATTTGAACCAAAATATAGACCGTATTTAG